The segment ATTCTTTTAAATAGTAGCCCTTTTCGCTGTATCCAAAACCGGTAAATCGTGCATCAGGCAGTTTCAATATGAAAGGAGTTGTAATATCAATAGTTTCTCCCGGCTTTAGAGGAGTGTTTAAAAGGAGTTCTATGATGTCGTGAGAATGGTTTTTATAACTCCAGTACAATGTATCGTTATCAGTTTTGAACAGGAAGCCACTAATGTTTCCTTTCTCTTCCGATAGAGCATAGTGCATATCTGTTTTTCTGTTCTCTCTGTATCTTTTTCCAAGATTAGTATTTCTGTTTCTGTAGGACGCAGGCCAGGAATGAAGAAAAATTCTATTTAGGGTATCATTGCTGTTATTTTTGTATGATAATGCCTGCCAACCGATAACTCTTTTACCAATAGTGTCGAGACTTGCCTCTATTATTATAGGATTTAATGCCGTATTCTGCCCATGCAGCACAGCGCTAAAAAGCAATATTATAATTAGAAAGCTCTTTTTCAAGTTAGTTGGTTGTTATTGGTGATTAATTTTTTGTTGTCAGGCGTAACTATAAACTTACGAAAATCTTTGTTTGCGAATATTGTTTTTTATGAAAAATAAAGTGAGAAAAAATAAAACCGGTAGAATTAATAATAATCCTACCGGTTTTGAAAAGTGATTCCTTATGATATAAGGAATTAACCTGTTGATATTTAGTTTACTTAAGATCCAGTATAGTTGTTGAACGTTTTTCTACTTTAATGCCTGAAAAGTCAATGATATCACCGCTAATTACGTCTAATGCTTTAGAAAATCCTTTTAATTTTTCGCTGTAACGTTTTGTGTTAATAGTTTTTTCTACCTGATTATTGTTTACAATAACCATTACAGTTTGTTCATCGCTATATCTGAAATATACATAAATACCGTCTTCGGGTACAAATTGAATCAGTTTTCCGTTGGCAATAGCAGAACTGTTCTTACGCCAGTTGGCTAATTTTGCAATATAATTCCATGTGGAGTTCTCATCATTACTTCTTCCTTTGGTAGTAAACTTATCTGTTTTATCTTCTTTCCAACCGCCTGAAAAATCCTGACGCAGATAACCGTGATGTCCACCTCTGTCCATGTTTATTTCGGCTCCATAAAATAATTGAGGTATTCCGCGGGTTGTAAGCAGTACTCCTAAAGCCATCCTGTAATCCCTAAGGTTTCCGTTTACTGTTCCTAAAAATCTGTCTATATCGTGATTGTCCAGAAAAATCACATTAGCATTGGGGTTTTCATATAAATAATCCCATGTTAAAGTGTAATATATTTTTGAAATACCTGTATTCCAACCGTTTTTTTCATTTACAAGATCCGTTAATGCGTATTGCATATTAAAATCCGTTATTCCGGCCATGTGAGAATCAAAATCCTTTCCATTTTTAGGCCCTTTAGTAGCCCACGACTGTGTTGGAACACCAGTAACCCATGTCTCTCCGAAAATCGAAAAATCGGGATATTCTTCCAGCAAAGTTTTTACAAGATCACCCATGAACTTTTGATCAGAATAATAGTATGTATCTATCCTGTATGCATCAATTCCATACTCTTCTATCCACCAAATTGAATTTTGAATTAAGTAATTGGCAACATGTTTATTATTTTGATTCATATCGGGCATAGATGAGTCGAACCAGCCATTCTTCATTTTTTTTGAGTCGTATTCCGAAGCATGAGGGTCGAACAGGGTGGTAGCTCTGTAGTTCGAAGATGTGTACTCATCCCAGTGATGAACCCAGTCTTTAGAAGGCAGATCTTTTATAAGATAATGGTTTATTCCAAAGTGGTTGTAAACTACATCTTTTATAACTTTTAGATTTCTTTTATGACTTTCAGAAACATAATCAGCATAATCTTTATTACTACCCATCCGCGGGTCTACATTGTAATGATCGGTAAAACCGTATCCGTGATATGAAGCCCTGTTTTGATTGTTTTCTTCAACGGGGTTTAACCAGGTGGAAGTAATACCGAGACTTTGTATATAGTTAAGTTTATTAATAATACCCTTTAGATCTCCTCCGTGCCTGGCCTCATCTGAATTTCGATCAAATTCCTGATCGTGCATTCCTTTTATTTTGTCGTTTGATGTATCACCATTTGCAAATCTGTCGGGTGTAATTAAATAAATCAGATCAGAAGGACTTATACCTCTATATTCTTCAGCTTTTTTTTGTCTGGATTTTAACTCATACTTAAGCTTGTATTTTTTTCTTCCAACTTTATAATCAATAAATTTAATACCTGCCAATGCATTTTCTGAAATATCAATTTCGATATATGCATAATTTGCATTTTCGGGGAGTATAACTTTGCTAATACTAATATCAGATTCTTTGGTTGAGAATTCTGCTTTAGATATACCTTTTCCGTGTACTAACAGTTCTATTTTGTTATATTTCATGCCAGTCCACCAATTGGGAGGGTCTACTCTGTCAATTTTCTGGGCAAATGATGTATGCGAAACGAAAAATATTG is part of the Bacteroidota bacterium genome and harbors:
- a CDS encoding alpha-amylase family glycosyl hydrolase, which encodes MYLKLYYILIAIFFVSHTSFAQKIDRVDPPNWWTGMKYNKIELLVHGKGISKAEFSTKESDISISKVILPENANYAYIEIDISENALAGIKFIDYKVGRKKYKLKYELKSRQKKAEEYRGISPSDLIYLITPDRFANGDTSNDKIKGMHDQEFDRNSDEARHGGDLKGIINKLNYIQSLGITSTWLNPVEENNQNRASYHGYGFTDHYNVDPRMGSNKDYADYVSESHKRNLKVIKDVVYNHFGINHYLIKDLPSKDWVHHWDEYTSSNYRATTLFDPHASEYDSKKMKNGWFDSSMPDMNQNNKHVANYLIQNSIWWIEEYGIDAYRIDTYYYSDQKFMGDLVKTLLEEYPDFSIFGETWVTGVPTQSWATKGPKNGKDFDSHMAGITDFNMQYALTDLVNEKNGWNTGISKIYYTLTWDYLYENPNANVIFLDNHDIDRFLGTVNGNLRDYRMALGVLLTTRGIPQLFYGAEINMDRGGHHGYLRQDFSGGWKEDKTDKFTTKGRSNDENSTWNYIAKLANWRKNSSAIANGKLIQFVPEDGIYVYFRYSDEQTVMVIVNNNQVEKTINTKRYSEKLKGFSKALDVISGDIIDFSGIKVEKRSTTILDLK